The Microbacterium phyllosphaerae region CACGATCTGCTTGTCGAAGCTCGCCATGCGCTCGCTCGGCGTCGAGCCGGTGCGCCACGCTTCGGCATCCCAGTACCGCGACGAGTCACTCGTGAGCACCTCGTCGGCCAGGTGCAGGATGCCCTCGGCATCCGTTCCGAACTCGAACTTGGTGTCGGCGAGGATCAGGCCCTTCTCCTCGGCGATCGCGGCGGCGCGCGTGTAGAGCGCCAGCGAGACGTCGCGCAGCTCGGTGGCGCGCTCGGCGCCGACCAGCTCGACCGTCTGCTCGAAGGTGATGTTCTCGTCGTGCTCGCCCATCGGCGCCTTGTAGGCGGGGGTGAACAGCGGCTCGGGCAGGCGGTCGCCGTTCTGCAGGCCGGCGGGCAGCGGGATGCCGCAGACGGTGCCGCTCTCGGTGTACTCGGCCCAGCCGGAGCCGGTGATGTATCCGCGCACGACGCATTCGACCGGGAGCATCTCGAGCGACTGCGCGAGCATGGCACGATCGGCGACGCTCGCGGGGATCTCGCCCTCAGCAAGGTGGTTCGGGACGTCGGCGAGCTCGCTGAACCACCAGCGGCTCAGGCGCGTCAGCAGTGCACCCTTCTCGGGGATGCCCGGCGAGAGCACGAAGTCGAACGCGCTCACGCGGTCGGAGGCGACCACGAGGATGCGGGTGTCGGCGGCGTCATCCGAGGCGTACAGGTCGCGGACCTTGCCCGAGTAGATGTGGCGCCAGCCGGGGATGGTCTGCGCGTTGCTGTCCGAAGGTGTGCTCACCCGCCCATTATCCCGGTTCGCCGCGCCGGGTGTCGGCGGGGGTGCCTAGCCTGGACCCGTGAACGACGATCTCCTCACCGACCGGCTGCGACTGACGCGGGCTGTCCCCTCCGACCTCGATGAGGTCTTCGCGATCCAGAGCGATCCGCGGGTGTGGACGCACTACCCGAGCCTCCGGCACACCGACCCCGCCCAGACCGTCGAGATGATGGAGCGGTGGGGTCGCAGCTGGACGGAGGCCGGTCTCGGATCCTGGGTCGCCCGTCTGCGGGACACCGGCGCGGTCGTCGGCAACGGTGGCTGCACCCTGCTCGGCGGCGAGGTATGGAACATCGGCTACCGGATCTCGGCTGAGCACCACGGCCGCG contains the following coding sequences:
- a CDS encoding phosphoribosylaminoimidazolesuccinocarboxamide synthase, with amino-acid sequence MSTPSDSNAQTIPGWRHIYSGKVRDLYASDDAADTRILVVASDRVSAFDFVLSPGIPEKGALLTRLSRWWFSELADVPNHLAEGEIPASVADRAMLAQSLEMLPVECVVRGYITGSGWAEYTESGTVCGIPLPAGLQNGDRLPEPLFTPAYKAPMGEHDENITFEQTVELVGAERATELRDVSLALYTRAAAIAEEKGLILADTKFEFGTDAEGILHLADEVLTSDSSRYWDAEAWRTGSTPSERMASFDKQIVRDWLAANWDKQGEPPVLPADIVERTAARYRELIERLGA
- a CDS encoding GNAT family N-acetyltransferase, whose product is MNDDLLTDRLRLTRAVPSDLDEVFAIQSDPRVWTHYPSLRHTDPAQTVEMMERWGRSWTEAGLGSWVARLRDTGAVVGNGGCTLLGGEVWNIGYRISAEHHGRGLATELARAGVARAREIAPERPVIAYLVEHNSASARVAEKLGLELVHRAPDAGNPDPSVIRLVYADRPLTSAQLGAALQ